Genomic DNA from Lactuca sativa cultivar Salinas chromosome 8, Lsat_Salinas_v11, whole genome shotgun sequence:
ccaagtcaacaaccaacttcctcgggaaaacgacacccaacattgcCATCTTGTCAATGTGTTACTTTATCTCCAAGACATATGCACACACAGACCTTCTATCTTTGTGTTTGCTAGCTAATAGGGCTTGAGCGACCTAAATTTTCAAGTCTACGAACATGTGGGTCGgggagaggaggtggaggaagtgaagtatgatgttGTGGAATaacatcttcatgtggaaagctttttccaacagGATAAGgcagaccatagttgtctgacctagacatctataaggggagaaattcaagttagttgatttgagtccttaatataacactcaaaatgaaatattaaagctaggaccaacacaatattctacaattcggaagagggatgtcgtaatccaattgtaaaatatttaaaggtaggtaaatgacgatttaccaatttccaccatgaaaaacgaaaaagagcattaggttttaaatgaattgaaattcgtagattctttgagattcattgaacttttcaatgacatgtttaatctcgattatgcccttcaagtttgtgactgggatgccgaggctCACAaataatgtgtgaataaccatccaAATTAGCTCGGTACTCTCGAAgccatttatcacctaatcaatgtgtcggttaaccacacacgttccattgatctatgaaaaactatgagctacccatttccatctttcattagtcccatattagtgtgccgattaaccacaaacgctccactaacgaccaataaggtgcaatgtgcaatttcatgggttaacatcaaattcacatttttcctaagtaactaagattgggaatttataaagtttttagttactttatgtttcattatacttttaatgaggattaatgtcctatcctacctgttcagctaacgaccctccaccagtcaatgaaagggtgagtgagagtggacacccattaaaccacccaTTTtattatagaccgacttcatgaatgaagtctactaacggtaagactgaacttttagcttatacatatataatatattaaacttttaattttatatagtataagggtgtattttaaaattttaaagtactagatggtttaatctgttaattaaactagacttttaacttaattaaaatcaaaccatataattatggatttattaatactcttttaattaaacaatttaataaagtccataaatgtgtaattgaactattcaaagcatcaaggttataaaaattcaaaattaaaactatttaattaatttttaagttatgaacccttttcatcttttgaaacctttcaattactagatgttttagaattcaatatttcaaattataaccttttaattaaacttttcaaattccaaaacttaattaaaaaactcttgaaCTCCAAACTTGATGGCTAGTTTTATAAGTCCTTAAAACCTTTTGGATTgcaaaacttgatgacaagttttgtaacctTTCAAGACTCTTGAAATCCATCACTTAAGGAGTTAATTTGTTTCATGAATAGAGAATTTTCaagttctataacttgaggacaagttatgaaactattcaagaaacatttagatcaaactttaaactaataaaacaatcatagcattttatctattactaaattgatctaattcaactcttgtagcaAAATGatctaaattttacaaataattagtttttcacaaaatcaagtaattatattaaaatttggCAATAATCATGTTATTAGAtggggataatcattaccataccaacaaaatcaaattttatgaaccaaaacattttgtggtaatggtcataatccaaaacaggccaaaaactcgaaaacTCTTACAACATATTGCATAAGTCGTCGAGTCAggacatggactcgacgagttcatccccaaatgatccaactcggcgagtccactcatGGGACTCGTTGAGTCCGGCAGTTAGAAGGCAATTTTTCAggtttttcagctttgaaaattatccatgcatcaaatataacagaaaacaacccatggatctaataccactgttgggttttgtgtactataacactcctatggtgcacatacaaccctaatagctttggatataagttttctctagttatacatgcaataaacttTCCAAAGCATGacgcctacaactagcatacagttttgatatataaatcataaaatcaagttagaagaatacctctttattgtagcttgtagtttggcctttcaagagcctaacacctcaagtgtgatgcctcaaatggttcacaaacaccatgaaaaaaaggaagactttgagagagaggctagacacTCCAAAATTAGCTATGTCTCTTCCTAGAAGACTAAGGGGGCCGATTTTAGGCTAAAGGATAACACATATATAGTGTAAgattccaagggtcatgtgtaaaccctaatccatacacataGGATTATGATCCATAACTCatgtggactaactcttcatggactcttcCATAAACTTAATCCATCATGGATTaaaagcccaaaccatatgtatcactaatttacataattagtccccgttaatttaattagtctcttttgatcactaaattaattcttaatcaatactaattaaatattatgatttctcaattaatatgttatacgtataatatattagtgaatcataaataacctatttctcaaatattcatcctatcagattgttctggtgaaggcaacccaaatagaccatgctattCTCGAGTTAAGtaaatatcaattatagttatgggcttagacacttaatccaacagctACAACCTAAGCCCGTGATCTTTTAGGGGTTCCTTCATTTTTAAGCCCCCTAATCTGGAATTTAGGGTtccatttccagcctccattaCTTCCAAAAGACCCTTTGGCAAAACCCTACCCTTCTAGAAGCTCTTAAGTTCATTTTGCTAgcttttggtggttttgaaggaAGAAAAAGAAGTTTCATTGCTTAGTTTCTCCAAGAAATCCCTTATCGTCCTTATGTGCAACTTTTAGACTTCTTGTAAGTCCTCAAACTCTCACATTTTTTGTATGCTTCTTAGATCTAGATTTTATTCCATATTTTGCCTCATTAATGAAGTTGGAATGGGTAGaagagataaagtttgcaacttttatGATTTCTCTGAGTCCGAAGAACATTATACCTCATAGATATAGGATGTGGTTGTGGTTTGGGGACTTTGCATGAACTTTAGGTCACACTTCATATTTGGACCTAGATTTGGGAAAGGACATGTATTCCcataaattttacattttttagggacactacaagaaaaacatgATTTTGCTAAAAAGGAATCCATTGCAAAAAGTTGAAATTTCGTTGCAAAAGACGTATAGCGATGGAATTTGCAACGACTGATTTCCATCCCAAAAAACTCTGTAGCAAGGGTTTACGAGGGAAATAATCATTCTTTCGCAAACGTGGCAACATAATGAAACCCATTGTAGATGGTATTCTGTCGTGTATTCCGTTGCGAATTATGTGGTGATGAATCCCTATCAAATTTGTGGTGATGAATTCCTAGCAAATTTTACGGTGATGAATCCCTAGAAGATTTCGTGGTGGTGAATCATTAGCAAATTCCATGGTGGTGAATCCCTAGCAAATTTCGTGGTGACGAATCCCTAGCAAATTCTGTGGTGATAGCAAATTTcgtggtgatgaatccctagtAAAGTTATGTGGTGTATATTATCTAGCAGATTTCATAGCAAATTACATAGACATGCTTCCGCAGCAACGATTCCATAGACACGGATGgataattaatttagaaattaaatccaaattattttgtagtaatttataaaaaacaaaaataagaaaaaaaatcaaataacatttatatcattaaataaaacaataattatttattacatgGAAATGGAAAGCAGCTACTCTAAAATAAATATTTtgcaataaacatatcaacaTTTTATGACCTACTAGTTTTGTTGTTCTCTAAAAGCATTAATAAGAGTCATTGCCGATTTTAGTTGTTTATCAAGCTGCTCGACTTTTGCGTTGTGTTGGTCTTCTTGGGCCTTCATTATTTCTTTAAGCTGATCATTTTGCTCTTTTTGTTTAGCAACAAGCTCCCTCAATTCTTCCATTTCATCATTTTTTTCGGAATGTAAGATACACACATTTTACCGTTAATCATGGGAATCGTCTTTGTAAAAGAACCTAATCCATACAGTTTTTTTTTCATGACCACCAACATCATAAAATATGTTGTCATCCTCAAATTCAGCACCTTCAGCTTCCAACTCTTCTTGTTTTTCTGTATAGGCCTcctacaaaataataataatttaaattaaaagatATCAAAGTTATGAAGACATGAAGGACTAGCtacaatataaaattttaattgcaCTGAAATGAATATTACATGAATTTGTCTATCTTTTTCAATTGTAAATGTGACTTCATCGTGATTTTTCGTGTGTGTATACATGAACAATTCACTATGGGGTGGAGCACGTCCTAATTTCATTTTCTGCATAAAcaccataaaatataaaatatacacataaacataaacattgaTGAATCATTAAATAAAACTTACCAAATCAGAAGTTATCTTTAAATGATTTACGAATCCAACGTTATGGGTAGCTTGTGCTATTCCATCAGTCACACCGTCACGCCTAtctttaattaacttttaaaggAACAAAAGAAACTATTTAAGATCCATTGCACCAAAATCGACATCATGGATTGAAATGACAATAGCATTCAAGTACACTAACGATTTTGGTGCGAAAAAACCATTATAATGTACATCAACTGTCAAATACTTACTTGGTGTTGAATCAGATGTCATCTTCTTCACAATAACAATCGCATTGAATATTTGTCTTCAATTTTGTAACCCTAATTTAATGAGAAAGGGTTGTATTAATTATGTCTATGAACCCTAATTTAATGAGAAAGGGGTGAAATGTGTTCTAATTCCACGTAATATGACATGTCAGtcttaattaaacaatttaaaataaataaacagacaaaaaaaatttatatggTCGTAGGGGTTATGATGAAGTGGAACCATAAGTTCGTTACGATTAGGAGTGCAAATGAGTCAAACTACTcatgagctactcgggatcggatcGTTGAAAGTTCgactcgaaaccgattttaaacgagcccgaacCGAGCTCGACCTTAATATTaaactcgtttattaaacgagctcgagcttgaacctatgtcactaagctcgattaggctcgcgagcctaaacgagcctttatataaaataatttattattatttttatatattaaaataaaaacatatttggggACTAgagatttagggtattagtaaacgagcttcttaacgagctcgagcgggacttaagcttatttaggcacgtcaGACAAAAAACGAGTCAAGCCCCAACCCAAgtcgagcttgtataattatttacgagctcgagccgagctcagtacaaAAACCTCGAATCAAGCCTCACATAACTTAAATGAGCCCGAGCCAAGCtcaggctcggctcggctcgttttcaCCCGCCGGTTAGGATGAAGAGGAACCATAACTTCAATGGTACAACgagtaaaaaaaaaagttttcccCTTTAAATATGTTCATTTCAAATACTCAAAAGGACAAATCCTGATTGTGCTTTCACCACCATCTCACAACATATTCAAAATTGGAAGTCCTTACTTGAGGAATTGAGGTTATTTTTTGCAATTCACCTTATTTGACATCGAACAGGCGGGGAACAGCAAATCAGTTATCAAGGACGACCTATTCCGCGACCATCAGTTAGCTTACGACTTATGGAAATCGACGATGAAATGATCAAATCTAAAGGTATCCTTGTAGTTTTTGCCAAAATAGTTGTTCCTATTCTTTATGGGCTGTGTTTCTTGTACCAATTTTTCATTTGTGAATTCTTGAATCTCTATGTCAAACCCATGTTCCTAtcctttttgggttttgttttacAGGGGAAGAAGAAGATAAGAAAAAGCCCATAGTGGTAATACTAGTCGGCGCACCTGGAAGTGGCAAATCGACCTTCTGTGATCACGTTATGCGGGTTTCTACCCGACCCTGGGTCCGCGTCTGTCAGGTCTTTCTCTCTCGCATTccaagtgttcgatgaaatgtcACATTGATTTTATGTTCATTATCTGGCACCCTGTTTTGGTATCACATTGATTTTAGGGCATTACACATAACTACCAATTTCCATCACTAAATATAATCTCATACAGGACACAATTGGGAATGGCAAAGCTGGAACAAAAGCACAATGTCTAGCTATCTCCAACACCTCATTAAAAGAAGGAAAAAACATACTAATCGACAGGTGTAATCTTGATAAAGAACAACGTGCAGATTTTGTCAACCTTAAAAACTCTCATCAAGTAGACATACACGCCATTGTTCTTGATCTTCCTGCAAAGCTTTGTATCTCTCGATGTGTAAATCGAACTGGACATGAAGGAAACTTACAAGGTGGAAGAGCTGCAGCTGTGGTCAATCGTATGCTTCAAAAGAAAGAATCACCCAAAATCAACGAAGGGTTTACACGAATAACATTTTGTTACAATGAAAACGATGTTCAATCTGCCATGGATACTTATGGATCACTTTCTTCCATAAATACCCTTCCGTCCGGCTGTTTTGGAGAGAAAAAGTCAGATTCTAAAGTCCAAGTTGGTATTATGAAGTTCTTGAAAAGAGTAGATGCTCCAAGTAAACTAGCATCTAACAAAACTGACAAAACTGAAAAAACTGACAAAACTACCCCCGGGCCATCAAATGATAATACCACTCAAGAAAACCATCCTGTTAATGAAGGTAAAGAGAAAAAAATACCCTTTGAGAGTGGGACCCATGATGGGGTCCCTACTTTGGCATTTCCTTCTATATCCACGTCAGATTTTCAATTTAATATTGAAAAGGCTTCGGAAATAATAGTTGAAACAGTTGAGGAATTTGTGAACAAGATTGGAAATGGGAGGCTTGTTTTGGTGGATTTGTCTCATGGATCAAAGATATTGTCTTTGGTGAAAACTAAAGCTGCTAAGAAGAATATCGACTCAAAAAAGTTTTTTACTTTTGTGGGAGATATTACAAAGCTTCACTCAGGAGGCTTAAAGTGCAATGTGATAGCTAATGCTGCAAACTGGTAAGTTTTCACAAGTTTTCTAGGGTTGTTTTTCAATAATGAAAATAaggagggcatttatgtcttttgcagGAGACTAAAACCTGGTGGTGGAGGTGTAAATGCTGCCATATTTGATGCTGCGGGACCCGATTTAGATACTGCAACTAAACAACGAGCTGGATCTCTTACCCCTGGAAAAGCAATCACTATTCCTCTTCCTTCAACATCTCCTTTGTTTTCTAAAGAAGGTGTGACACATGTCATACATGTTCTTGGGCCCAATATGAATCCAAAAAGACCAAATTGCCTCAAAGATGACTATCAAAAGGGATGTAAAGTTCTTAAGGAGGCTTACATGTCTCTTTTTGGAAACTTTGAATCTATTGTGAGAAATCAAGAGAAATTATGTGAACATTTTGATGGTGTTTTGAATAGTGGTGTTGAGAAGGTTAGGAGAGAGGATGATGGCATATGTAGCACTGAGAAAAACAAGAAATTTAAAGGTTTTGTCGAAGAAAAGGAGATAGGTGGAAAGGTGAATAAGGATTGGGGTTCGTGGGCTCAAGCACTTTATAAAATCGCTATGAATCCTGAGAAACATGGGAATGATGTTATTGAAATATTGGATGATGTTGTGGTTTTGAATGATGTTTACCCAAAGGTTGTTTTTTTATCTCTTAAGACACGACAGAATGAATTTGTACTATGTTTGATGTGCATTGGACTAGTACTTTGTACTTGAATTGGGACTGATGTCCCAAAAAAGTGGGACAAAAGCTACAGCTTTTTGTCCCACCTAAAAAATTACTTGGTACTTGAATTGAGACCGGTGTCAATTCAAGTACCAAGCAACTTTTTGTCCTGGCTAGCTTTTTGGATGGACCATTCTGTCCCAAACCCAAAAAGCTACCTAGGACAGAGTGAGGACAAAGGTTGAAATTTTTTGTCCCATCCAAAAAGGTGGGACTAGGGTGCGTCTGACTTTTTGTTTGTGCAAAAGATGTTAATGCCCTCTCAAACTCATGATAAGGTTGAAAATACAGGCACAAAAGCATGTTTTGGTGGTTGCTCGAGTTAAAGGTCTTGAGAGTCTTTCAGATGTAGGTGAGGAACACCTTCCTATATTAAGGACAATGCATGATGTGGGTTTGAAGTGGGCTCAAACATTTTTAAAGGAAAATGAATCATTGGTATTTCGCCTTGGATACCATTCGGTATGTGgtgctttcatttctttctattacaattTTTTTAAAGATGAGGTGTATTTTGATTCCGATTGTGGTTGGTTTGTTTGTTTTAGGCGCCTTCAATGAGACAACTACACCTTCATGTAATAAGTCAAGATTTTGACTCCAAACATCTCAAGAACAAGAAGCATTGGAACTCATTCAATTCTTCATTTTTTCGGGATTCTGTGGATGTGATTGAAGAAGTGAGAGAAGAGGGGAAACCTAAATTAAACGATGATGAGAAATTCATGTCGATGGAGTTGAGATGCAACCGGTGTAGAAGCGCACACCCTAACATTCCTCGCCTCAAATCACATATTGCTATTTGTAAATCACCCTTTCCTGAAAATTTACTTCAAAATGGTCGCTTGTTGCATGCTCCTACAAAAGTGTAATCTCCTTCCCCCAAGTTTTGTGTTATAAACTTGTACTTGAACTTGTTCAAAGTTCCTTTTTCCTACTTATGGTAGATGTATGAGGAAAAATTTGCATGATGTGCTTAGTTCAAGTTTAAATATTATGACACTTTTGCATGACATTATCATCATGCTAATGAAAAGTCGCATGAATAGAcatgaaataacataaacaagttATGTGCATTACATTGGATCGAGACTGAAGTCAAATTAACAAAATTTACAAGTTTTCCCACCAAAACAGGAAAAGAACTCTCTTGAATAGATAACACCATCTCAATAATTTTATCAATTTTGATTAGGAGATATTCAATTTTAGCAAGAATGTTGTCTGAAGTAACTTTTGGATTACAACTACTTTTAAACAAAAGTTTTTCTTTAATTCGAGTGtttttcaaaatctaaaagctaAAATCTACTAAACAAGTTCAAAACCTCGCTTACCCATATACCTTTTTTCGCTAATGTGGATTTCATACTATTTctgttagatatatatatatatatatatatttctataaAAGCTTGTTTATTCATGGTGAAGCACCTAAAACATGAAAGAATAATAAAGCAACTAAAAATCATATATCAATTTCTAATATTGCTTTTAGACAATCAACTTTTagatgttgtttgttttttctaagaCAAAATGTCCGCAATCTGTAAACGTCTACAATATAAGAGGTGGATTAAACGTCTGCAGTCAGAAAGAAGAAGATttattttttaacatctgcagactgcTAGAATAAACTAAAATCGAATTAAACCGTTTTTTTTAACTTACAagattttttttctataattttatgattttattataGATAATTAATAAATGTAGATCAACTTTTctgtattattatataaaaagtgAGAATAAAATAGTACGAATtaatgtatatatttgataaaaaccaataaATTTTGGTCGCAAAGATATATCTAAACattgtaattaaaaataaaagaatttaacatgtaaaatagattgaaataaattttgattttaaatgaaatCTTCAAGTTCGTTTTACCatttcaattaaatcaattaaaaacttATCATAAATATTTATCTCAAGAAATGAATAATATTtacattaaataatgttttataaatttgacacaatatatataagataatattatgatttatatatatatatatatatatatatatatatatatatatatatatatatatatatatatatatatatatataacaacgtaaattttaaaacaaaattttcattttcaaaacattcaattattcacaaataacaccaacatattgtatcaaatgtGTTTATCACAAAAACATTTCCTCAGAATCCCAAAACATAAACTCCTCCTGTGTTTACGactcatgtcggcgccttcccgcgctcatcagtacctgaaacacatcacacaacaactgtaagcataaatgcttagtgggttccccaaaataccgcatacaacacatacgccactcaaggctataatatgaccctccggtcgatgtgtctcagtgggaccctccagtcccgtagctcgttggaccctctggtccggtcatagctcgttgggccctccggcctggtctgtatcgttggacccttcggtccggtctataacaacatacaacatacacataacacataacacataatctcatacataacacataagactcTCTGGTAtgcacaatataccactctaggtaatgtatagtgagaagactcacctcgatgtatcgataaatatctgactcggaataAGTGTGATCTAgcatccgcctaatcacataaagtaatacactcataaatacaactgtactca
This window encodes:
- the LOC111908638 gene encoding transcription factor bHLH140: MEIDDEMIKSKGEEEDKKKPIVVILVGAPGSGKSTFCDHVMRVSTRPWVRVCQDTIGNGKAGTKAQCLAISNTSLKEGKNILIDRCNLDKEQRADFVNLKNSHQVDIHAIVLDLPAKLCISRCVNRTGHEGNLQGGRAAAVVNRMLQKKESPKINEGFTRITFCYNENDVQSAMDTYGSLSSINTLPSGCFGEKKSDSKVQVGIMKFLKRVDAPSKLASNKTDKTEKTDKTTPGPSNDNTTQENHPVNEGKEKKIPFESGTHDGVPTLAFPSISTSDFQFNIEKASEIIVETVEEFVNKIGNGRLVLVDLSHGSKILSLVKTKAAKKNIDSKKFFTFVGDITKLHSGGLKCNVIANAANWRLKPGGGGVNAAIFDAAGPDLDTATKQRAGSLTPGKAITIPLPSTSPLFSKEGVTHVIHVLGPNMNPKRPNCLKDDYQKGCKVLKEAYMSLFGNFESIVRNQEKLCEHFDGVLNSGVEKVRREDDGICSTEKNKKFKGFVEEKEIGGKVNKDWGSWAQALYKIAMNPEKHGNDVIEILDDVVVLNDVYPKAQKHVLVVARVKGLESLSDVGEEHLPILRTMHDVGLKWAQTFLKENESLVFRLGYHSAPSMRQLHLHVISQDFDSKHLKNKKHWNSFNSSFFRDSVDVIEEVREEGKPKLNDDEKFMSMELRCNRCRSAHPNIPRLKSHIAICKSPFPENLLQNGRLLHAPTKV